The following proteins are encoded in a genomic region of Channa argus isolate prfri chromosome 3, Channa argus male v1.0, whole genome shotgun sequence:
- the dtd1 gene encoding D-aminoacyl-tRNA deacylase 1 yields the protein MKAIIQRVTNATVTVEGEQVSSIGRGLCVLLGISAEDTQRDADYIVRKILNMRLFEDENRRAWSKSVMDRDFEVLCVSQFTLQCILKGNKPDFHSAMPAELAQPFYNSILENMRSVYKPELIKDGKFGALMQVHIQNDGPVTIELTSPTGPTDPKQLSKQEKQQQRKEKTRSKGPSESGREKGALRSRQDPNASSGAEGDVSSEREP from the exons atgaaagcGATCATTCAGAGGGTCACCAACGCGACAGTGACAG TGGAAGGTGAGCAGGTCAGTTCCATAGGACGAGGACTGTGTGTGCTGCTGGGAATTTCTGCAGAGGACACTCAGAGAGATGCTGACTACAT aGTACGTAAGATCCTGAACATGCGGCTGTTCGAAGATGAGAACCGGCGAGCGTGGAGCAAAAGTGTCATGGATAGGGACTTTGAGGTGCTGTGTGTGAGCCAGTTCACCTTGCAGTGTATACTGAAGGGCAACAAGCCAGACTTCCACTCAGCCATGCCCGCAGAGCTGGCTCAGCCCTTCTACAACAGCATCCTGGAGAACATGAGGAGTGTCTATAAGCCAGAGCTTATTAAGG atGGGAAGTTCGGAGCCCTTATGCAGGTCCACATACAAAATGACGGACCTGTTACTATTGAACTGACATCGCCCACTGGTCCCACAGACCCCAAACAG ctgtcaAAGcaagagaagcagcagcagaggaaagagaagacGCGCTCTAAGGGACCCTCAGAGTCAGGCAGGGAGAAGGGTGCCTTACGTTCCCGACAGGATCCCAATGCCAGTAGTGGGGCAGAAGGGGATGTGTCTTCAGAGAGGGAGCCTTAG